The Thioalkalivibrio sulfidiphilus HL-EbGr7 genome includes a window with the following:
- a CDS encoding FKBP-type peptidyl-prolyl cis-trans isomerase, whose amino-acid sequence MLIQSAAWAAELGIKDLKVGEGAEASRHDTVQVHYTGWLMDGTQFDSSVERGTPFTLVLGMGQVIPGWEMGLEGMRVGGKRELVIPPQLAYGPRGAGGVIPPNATLRFEVEMLAVQPPPFANVGNGELIKLIESGVKVIDIRRPDEWRETGVVEGSYLLTAFDERGNLVRDFPSELDRLVKKDEPVVIICRTGSRTGYLARAMVEQAGYEQVYNVTDGITRWIADGQPVKKNCPSTQFGAQC is encoded by the coding sequence ATGCTCATCCAGTCCGCCGCCTGGGCGGCTGAACTGGGTATCAAGGATCTGAAGGTGGGCGAGGGCGCCGAGGCCTCCCGCCACGACACCGTACAGGTGCACTACACCGGCTGGCTCATGGACGGCACCCAGTTCGACTCCAGCGTGGAGCGCGGCACGCCCTTCACCCTGGTGCTCGGCATGGGCCAGGTGATCCCCGGCTGGGAGATGGGCCTGGAAGGCATGCGCGTGGGCGGCAAGCGTGAACTGGTCATCCCGCCGCAGCTGGCCTATGGCCCCCGCGGCGCCGGCGGCGTGATCCCGCCCAACGCCACCCTGCGTTTCGAGGTGGAGATGCTGGCGGTGCAGCCACCGCCGTTCGCCAACGTCGGCAATGGTGAACTGATCAAGTTGATCGAGTCCGGCGTGAAGGTGATCGACATCCGCCGTCCCGACGAGTGGCGCGAGACCGGCGTGGTGGAGGGCAGCTACCTGCTCACCGCCTTCGACGAGCGCGGCAACCTGGTGCGCGATTTCCCCTCCGAGCTGGACCGCCTGGTGAAGAAGGATGAGCCCGTCGTGATCATCTGCCGCACCGGCAGCCGCACCGGCTACCTGGCCCGGGCCATGGTGGAACAGGCCGGCTATGAGCAGGTCTACAACGTCACCGACGGCATCACCCGCTGGATCGCCGATGGCCAGCCGGTGAAGAAGAACTGCCCGAGCACCCAGTTCGGGGCACAGTGCTGA